The Castor canadensis chromosome 12, mCasCan1.hap1v2, whole genome shotgun sequence genome contains the following window.
AGCTCTACCACCAAGAAACCACACAGTGTAAGACCATCTAATACATCCATCTCTCTAGCTCATAAGCAATACAGGAAAATCACCTTCAATGGTTACGCACAAGATGCTTCGGATAAACTGCTGAGTTAGCTAAGTGTCTGTCACAGAGGAAACCTCAGTTTGTAGTTTCAATTACGATCACTATTGagttttctgtttattaaaatataaccTAATTATTCTCTGTAATGGAATACTCACCTTTGCAAGTTGTTCAGCAAAATGAATAGCAGTTTGTGTATGGAGTGTAACTGGTCCTGTTTTTATTCTGGAAACTCCATTAGCTAAAGCCATGAAAATAATTAGctatcaaaaaaagaataaagaaaaatctcaCAAATTTagtaatattgtgaattcaaatTCCGCTGCTGTCCATAAAGAAAATAGTACAAGAAACAAAATAGctagaaaattctatttttttttagatttccaGAAGCCCTTAGAAGAGGACAGAAAATCTGTATTACCCAAAGTCTATGGTATGGTAGAGAAGTGCTTAGCTAGAGTACTCAGCACAGGATTTTTAAAGTCAATGTTTAGGAACAACTTATGGACTGGGAGGTGATATATCTAATTAGACCAACTATCTCTCGAGGTGGCATATGTACTGTGCAAAATTCTTCTATTCTTCTAAAATTACATCTGAACAGGGGAATCAATAAGACTGATGCAAAATTACTGGGAATACTGAGTAGACTTCAGCATGAAGTGACCATACATAAGGAAAACTGTCTTCAGAAAAATGCCAGGAAATCTTGAAtacatttaattcttttgtattttattttattatttttttttgcggtgccatggatggaacccagggcctaacgGATGCTAGGCAAGAAAAAGCgtaccactgagccactgagCCCCACCCCAGCCTAAGCACTATACTTGCAAAAGAGGACTGCTGGCAtgagaggaagcagagaaaagtatGGCAGAAAGGAAAACATGCAGACACCAAATCGTAGAAAGGTacggctaggtgtggtggcacaccccTGTAACTCCAACACTCAGGAGTCTGAAACAGGAGGATGGGGAGTTCAAGGCTAACAGCTATCCAACAAGacactgtcttgaaaaaaataggaaagaaaggaaaagaaagcaggcAGAGGgattcaagtgataagagcacctacctagcaagcacgagacctgagttcaaaccccagtacagaaaaataaataaataaattacaagaaagaaaagaaggaaagaatgacaaATCCTGGAAGAGGAGTTGACAGGTATAGGATGCAATAAATAGGAATTAAGAAGAGCCTGGGTGGTGATAAACctgtgagtcaccagcacacaGATGGGATGTAAGACATGAAAATGGTCAAAATCACAGAGGGAGACAACAGATAGAAAGCGCTCTGAGCTCAGGCAGCAGGGCTCCTCAACACTTAGAAgttaaggagaaaacaaaacacactaGCCAAGGATGTATGGCCAGTGAGGAGAGAAGGTGACAGTACTTCAGAAACAGTGAAGAAAGGCTTTAGCAATTGTGCCAATGAGGCTGGAGATgtgtggggctcaagtggtagagtgcctgcctaccaagtctaaagccctgagttcaaaccccagtaccaccaaaaccatcAGCAATTGTGCCAAATGCTGGGCAGGTCAAGTAAAATGAGGGCTGAAATGTGAAGAATTATAAATTCCAGGAGAAAACTTAAAAGGTGATTGGGATAGGACTTGTTAGTCAAGGAGTGAAGGTCAATGACAACCATTTACACTTGATCTAGTTATTGAATGCTCAAATCCAACAGGCTGGAGGTGTCCTTACCTGGTCTTGTAGGTACTCATCCACAGTGCCACCATGTCTAAGGTTTGCTAACAGCATTTCAGCAGCTTCAATTCCCACCTTGTCCGCACTCACACCTAAGACAGGTGTAATATAAATAAACCTAAATTATTGAGAGGCAAAAAGTTTCATTGATATATCCCATGTAGCACTGGTATGACTTTTTCCAGTACACCTTTTAGGATAAGATCTTTAGTTATTTAATATTCTTAAGTTTGACATATGCAAATACTAAGAAGGGTGAAGCAGGCAGTTCacaaatttaaggccagcctgggctacagagtaagactctacctcagaaaacaaaacaaaatgtttgttGCCCTTACCAACAAAGGGCAAACTGACTTTCTGTACCCCTACATGCAATGCAGTGTAATGTGTACAAAATCCCCTATGCAACCGTCTTTCTAAAAATGTCTAATCTGAATCATTTAATCATGAGGCAATCACACAAATCTAAATTGTGAGAAATTACATGAAAATGGGCTGGACTTTTCAAAATGTCAGCATCATGAAAGGAAGGGAACATTCTGTACTAAAAGACTAAACACCTCTGACAACCAAATGTTTTGTGCACTCAAGTAAATGACACATTGTTCTAAAGTCTATCTTGAAGGCAACTTGCTAATCTAAGTATGTCCGGTGTGTCTGTAGGTAAACAACCAAATTCTTCAGGTGTAAGATGGCTCTGTGACTTTGTAGGCATTGTTTTGGGACATACATGCTACAGTGTTGAAGACTGAGGCATGCTGTCTTCACTGAGCAGTTCAGAAATATATACAGCAGTGGCTGAATGCTCATGACTGGTCCACCAGGAGAGGGTGTGTGGATGACCAGTTGAACTAGTCACTCAACTTTTCTATAGCtttgaaagttttcaaaatgtaaagTTGGGAGAAAGATGTAAAGTTTAACTGACTCTGAAACAGAATTAACTGTGTGCTTTAAAATGTCAGCCATCATTCTCTGTAATATTCCACTACTGACTACTAAAGAAAGAATGCTGCAGCAATACTGGGAACCAATTAACACCCATTCATTTATCTGTACCTCGTTTGCCGAGTGATGATCCAGCAAACAAACAGCCAGTGGATGTCTCAGCAATAatgctgtaagaaaaaaaaatattactaCCTCCACTATAAATATTCTGAAGTTACATGCAATTGCAACACAGAAGAACAGTGACTGAGTAACATCCCTCGGTGCTTGACTGGGAGAAGTCACACCAGAGCTAATCTACTCACACATAAAGAATGCAGCCCCCTATCCCTCCCAGAAGTTATCGTGTCATCAGCAATAAGTGGAACCATTCCACAGCCATATAGTGTTACTCAGAATTCTATGGTCATCTGAAATAAAAAGGTCTTCATGAATGGATTTTGGGTTTTGTTCTATAGCTTTCAGATTCTATTATCATAACAGCAAGCACTTACTTTAAAACCAAAATATTCAAACTCTGAATAAGAAGGTTTGAAATTTAAGTATCCATGAAATACTTCAATAACATCAATTAAAGAAATTTTGTTATAACACTGAGAAGTGTAATTTCTAATGAGATTAATAGTTATATTTCtacttttggcatttttttttatcagcatACATTAACAGTAAGGGGTTCTCTGAGATAGttccacaaatatatacatatttttaagacaTCTTTAACATCTTTAAATTAGTTTCCATTTGAAGTATTTTAAACACCTGAAAATATTTCTCATAGGAAGGGTATCAAATTCTAACTTCTGATTAGCTTAAACATTTAAGTTCACAATAGTCATCCCTGGGTATTCATGGGTATTGGTTTCAGACAGGACCCCCACATGGACACCAAAAACCAAGGATGCTCAAGCCCTGTGTAAAATGGTGTATTACACGTAACCCATGCACATCGTCCTTTACACTTTATATCATCTGTGGACTATTTCTCACACCTAATATAATGTACATACTACATAACAGCTGCTActctatattgtttagggaatgttAAGAAAAGTTCAGAGgcctggcgaagtggctcaagtgttagagcgcctgcctagcaagcatgagaccctgggttcaaagaccagtactgccccccacccccaaaaaaagaaaactccatgcATGTTTAATTCAGACAcaatattttttcctaaatatttttcatctataaTTGAATCCACAGATATGGAGGGCTTAGAAAGTAATAAGGATCTTACgaaagtaataaaaggaaaaccaccctcaggaaaaagttttttttgagataagatcttgctatgtGGTTCAGGCTAGCCTcacactcatgatcctcctgcctcaccctctcaagtagctggcattaaggtgtgcaccaccacgatGGGTCAGAGCAATcatcttttttgatttttgaggcaaggtctcactatgtagcccagcctggctttgaagatgctatgtagcccaggcataGCCTGGCCTGAAAACTCACAatatgctgggcactggtggctcgcacctgtaatcctagctactcaggaggcagagatcagcaggatcacggttcaaagccagtttgggcaaatagtttgcaagaccctatcttgaaaatacctaacacaaaaagggtggtggagaagcacaaggtgtaggccctaaattcaagccctggtaccacaaaaaacaaacaaaactttgcAAAATCACTAATCtttaataaataggaaaattattTCAGGACTCTCAACTAACATCTAAAAGCATGTTTCTCACATTATTCCATTTCCATTGCCAAATGCTTGGTCTTTGGGCTCCTGAACAGGCTGGATGTTAACGTACAGATCCCTGACCTCCTTTCTGATGCATCTCACAGCTGCTGCCGCCATATCTTTGGCTACCTATTTTGgcaagtgaaaaagagaaaaaaattactcatTGTTTATTCAGCTGTTTTCAAGCCTTTAAAGTAATTTAAACTTTTACATGCACTATTTAAGAATTCAGCTTTTAAGAGTAGAGAGCATactgaattttaagaaaaaaaattgtttaaagatATACTAAAAGAACATTCTCAGCCAGAcgtcagtggttcatgcctgtaatcctagctactcggtaagagattgggaggatctcagtttgaggccagcctaggcagggagtttatgaaaccccatctccaacgAAACGAGCTGCACATGGTAGTGAGGGCCTGTCATCACAGCAATGAtgagaaacttaaaataggaggactgcagtagcaaaaaacaagaccctgccaggtgctcacatctgtaatcctagctactcaagcagcagagaccagaaggatcatagttcaaagccagcctgtgcaaacagtttgagagatcctatcttgaaaacacacaacacaaaaacagggctggtgaagtggctcaagcagtagagcaccagactagcaagcatgagaccttgagttcaaaccccagtactgccaaaaaataagtaaagaaaaaagcaagactctatctacaaaataaccagagcaaaaagggctggaagcatgactcaagcagtagagctcctgcctagcaagctcaaagtcctgagttcaaaccccagtaccacacacacacacacacacacacacacacacacacacacaaagttccctcagtaatttcaaattttagaTATCATCCTTATATAGGGGTGCACACACTTCTAAGAACATTTAGACTCTTACTTTAAATGGCAAAACACCAGCAACAAAAGCTCTTCCATGTATCTTAGTCACAGAGCCACGATCGGTTAAATTTATTGGGTTCAACTGCTTAACAGGTGACATCTGGATGATCACTTCACCACCCCCTTTCGGGTAATAGCCCCTACGAAGAGTATAACAAAACCCACATCAAGCACTGCGTAACAAAATAAGCTCactaaaataatatgaaagataTAACCCATGCAAAGTTGTACATCATATTAGCTCTGGACTGTCACTATGGCAGCCTCAAGTTATAAGTTAACTTTTCCATTACTTCTAGCACAACAGATCGAAAGGGTTAAGAAAAAAGTAACTTACCTCATTTTAATATCACAATTAAATCTGAAACCAAATTTTTCAACAATTGGCTTGAAGACCTGAAAAGAAATCAGTTGTTACATTAGTCACCAATATCCACTAATTCAACAAGTATAATTATTAAACGAGAAGTGCTACAGGTAAATGGTGACAGCAAAAATACTTACACTGGTTCTTCTTTCAAGTGAAAAATCTGATACATTGATAATGTAAGGTTTAAGGCTTAGTTAATCAGAGCTGTGCAAGTCTAGATGATGAAAAACAATGAATCACAACTCAGCACACTGATGGCAGTAATTATTCTGCTTCTCAGGCCAATACTTACACTACTTCTCAATACAAAGTGCATGACAAGAAATCAGGAAGCAGTAACAAACAGCACTCCATCTGCATTCTCCATTCTTTATACAGTGGAAATCTCACCCACAAACAAAGCTTTATCTTTACTTCTTTCATTTCACATTACAAACACAAGCATTTTCCTGACATCATAAATTCTTCCTAAGCAATATTTGAGTGACTGTATGGCATTTGGCATAATTTACTATTCTCCAAGTTGTCAAGATTATACAAtgatatatacaatataataatTGTAGCTTATACAATGCTCTGCTCAAATATCTTTAACATTTATCTTTTActacattttatgacatttaattAGGGTAGCTTCCTTGAAGTGCAATTACTAGGTAAGGAGAGATTAACTTTTATTATACATCCTGTCACACTGACTTTAAAAAGATTATACCTTGCATTAGAATGGCAATGTTCCAGAGAAAGATGATATTTAACTGTAAAATCTAAGAACGCTCTTAAGATGTATTCTACAGATTTATTCACTTCTCAGGGTTATCTCCCATGTGTGCAGAAGGTACGGATACTACTAaacttttgggtttgttttttttaaagtaagggtTGTGACTGCTGCAGTGGTACTGTCTTTGCCTGACaggtacaaggtcctgagttcaatccccagcaccacaaaggaaaaaataaaaatagcagacTAGAATAGAACAGAACAcaacagaatagaacagaatagGCAGGCAGGACAGGGCTAGGGCATAGGTCAGTAGtagggcacttgcttagcatgtatgaggtcctagatttgatccccagcaccagtgGGAAAAAGGGCAggaaaaaggttaaaaataaaggcctgagggctggaggagtggttcaagcggtagagcacctgcctagcaagcatgaggctctgagttcaaaccccagtaccgccacaaaaaaaaaaaataaaaaaaataaataaaggcctGAGGCTACAAAGCGCTGAGCAAAATACAGAAACAGCAGTGAAAATGTACAACAAGGGATGACAAATGTTTTGGCAGTTTCTCAGAAAGTTAGATGTACACTCACTGTAACAGCCCAGCGATCCCATTCTTAAATTTGCCCAAGAGAAGTGAAAATGGAAAGTTACGTTCAAACAAAAGCCTACACATAAATGTCAGCAGTGACTTTATTCATAACTGCCCAAAACTGGGAACAACAAAAAATTCcttttaagaaatgaataaacaaactggcTCAGTCACAGAACAGAACCACTTAGGTTTTACTGCCGGTACAAATTACATCACGAGTCTCAAGTTTATTTTCTAACTGCAAAAGGCTATGTATAGTATCATTACTTTATATGACTTCTGAAAACAGGCAACACtatgacagaaaacaaacaaggaattGAGGACAGGAttgtaagaaaaacaatcttttctatcaaagtatatgtcaccctttagattacttaaaattcctcaggtcaccaccTTAGGTGACTTGCGTtatttaaagggttcctgttttgtctTCTAGATTCTTGTACAGCCCCATTGCCCACCAAATTACATGCCCTAACCAATCccctaagccttttagccaatcaagaaagattgtgaacctctgacctggacaaatcccaggtgaggggcaggtacaactgcgtcaCGGATATAagaagccactgtcagccattttgtgctcacgtatctgctcagctggagtgagtacATGTTTGCAcacttttgatcaaaagaaatttccttgtcaagattttctgtctctcctgtatctgtttttggcaccagaggATCTTTAATTCCAACAGAATTGATTACAGTATGAAAATTTTTAGAGTAATGAAATTATTCTACATCTTGATTGTGAAAGGTTGGTCCATGTTTGTCCAAAATCATAAAACTGCATACTTTAAATGGTGGTATACTTTAGTTGGAAAGAATTATGCCACAACTGCTGGGAACAGTGGTACATGCATGTTCTAGCACCctggaggcttaggcaggaggaacTGGAGTACAAGCCCAGATCTGGGCTaaacagcaaaaccctgtctcaaaataataattaaaaaaagaattatgccAAAATTAACCCGGAGGGTAAAAAAGTAATACAGCTTAGTATCCCATATCTGACATGTTCAGGACTGTATGTATTTTGAGTTATTCAGACTCTGTAAGATTTGCACATATATAATGAGGTATCTTGGGGATAGGaaccaagtctaaacacaaaacttGCTTATTTCATaaacaccctttttttttttttttatggtactggggcttgaacccagagcctacaccttaagccactctaccagtcattttttgtgatgagtttttttgagatagggtctcaaaaactatttgcctaggatggCTTTCATATATGCCTCCTGAAGGTAATTTCATACAACACTTTTAGCGCACCTACATTTTGACTGCAACATACTACATGAAATCAGGTGAGGAATTTTCCCCTTGTGGCAGCAGGCTTGTGCTCACAAAGTTTCAGTTTCGAACACTCTGTATTTCAGATTTCCAGATTAGGGATGGTCAACCTGCACCACTTAGATCTCCTACTAGTTGTACAAGCATGACAGTACTGAATTTCATCATTTGAAAAACTGTTGAGCTTCCTTCCCAATcacaatttttgtatttataaaataactgATTCATGTATTAACATAACTTATACAATAATTACacttcaggtttttaaaaaaaattactatgaacactattttaatatatatcaCAAAACTTAAATATAATTCCCCACCCTCCTCTGCAACAAAACTAGGCAGCGTGAAGGTACACACAGGAATAGATCAAAAACATTCAATATATATTAAGAGAATCGGTGAGATCATCCTTACCATCACAGTGTAATCGATCTGTGGTGCCATTTCAGCATTGGTTCCACCTTTCAAACGAAGCTCTGATGGAGACGCAGCAAACAGGACACAGGGCATGGAGACCTGCATCAAGAGGCACACACTCCTAAGGAGAAGGCAGAACAGGCTTAACTGCACTGTCTCTTCAAAGCCTCCAGAAAGTTGTATTATTCATTACCTACCACCATTACTTGAAGCACAGACAACTGAGCAGCTAAAAAATACTTCAGGCTAGGTATACTGGCTTAagcccgtaatcccagctacttgggaggtgaagatggaaaggatcccagttcaaggccagtccaagccaaaagttcatgagactcatcTCAACTgaaggctggacacagtggtacaAATCTATCACCCCAGCTATGGGGGGAAGTACaaacaagaggattgtggtccagatcAGCccgggtttgaattcaagactaAATGCATTTGCTGTGTGATCTTGTTCTGACACTTTTCTTTATATTACCAACAAGTAAAgcataaataaatgacaaaaacaaatgcATTTATACAAAGATTCTTGAAAATGACACTTATGAAAATGCACTGAAAAGTCAAGAACTAGAAATATTCAACTGTTTATACATGAGTTGTCATCATGCACTAGTTACTGTTCCAAATATCAACTTGAGATACAGTTTCCACCACCGTGGAATTCATATGATAGAGTGACATTTTTTGTAATCACAATCAGGGATAAAATGGAGTAAGTGTGATAAAAGGTAAATATATTTTCCTGATAGGATTCTGTCAGTTTAATCTTTTGACCAGAACTTAATTATCAGCCTCAAACTCAATTCTCTTATTTTCCAATAAATTAGGAGCCAGAAGCCTAGACTCTAATTCCAGTTCTGACACTGACTCTATGACCTTGGATAAATTACTTAGTATGACTGATTTAGGCTTGACTTCCTAATTCATGAAGAAGAAGATTTAGAATACATGTTTCCTCTTAGAGTTTCAAAATTCTATGGCTTTGCATTAGTCAACTGAGGCACTTCACTATGACTTTCCCCCCTCCATTTGTATAGAAGAATGCCCAGAATAATACACTGACTGTAAAGATACCTCAAAATTCTTTAATTCCCTTAGGAAAGTTCTCACTTGGCAGATCTCATCTTAAGCCCAGCAGCAGATTCCTTCTTCAGAGGTCTACTTATCTCATAATTGAAATCAAGTATTATT
Protein-coding sequences here:
- the Rtca gene encoding RNA 3'-terminal phosphate cyclase isoform X2, producing the protein MVRDLCDGQLDGAEIGSTEISFTPEKIKGGIHTADTKTAGSVCLLMQVSMPCVLFAASPSELRLKGGTNAEMAPQIDYTVMVFKPIVEKFGFRFNCDIKMRGYYPKGGGEVIIQMSPVKQLNPINLTDRGSVTKIHGRAFVAGVLPFKVAKDMAAAAVRCIRKEVRDLYVNIQPVQEPKDQAFGNGNGIIIIAETSTGCLFAGSSLGKRGVSADKVGIEAAEMLLANLRHGGTVDEYLQDQLIIFMALANGVSRIKTGPVTLHTQTAIHFAEQLAKAKFTVTKSEDEEDALKDTYIIECEGIGMKNPNL
- the Rtca gene encoding RNA 3'-terminal phosphate cyclase isoform X1, producing MAGQQVEVDGGIMEGGGQILRVSTALSCLLGLPLRVQKIRAGRSTPGLRPQHLSGLEMVRDLCDGQLDGAEIGSTEISFTPEKIKGGIHTADTKTAGSVCLLMQVSMPCVLFAASPSELRLKGGTNAEMAPQIDYTVMVFKPIVEKFGFRFNCDIKMRGYYPKGGGEVIIQMSPVKQLNPINLTDRGSVTKIHGRAFVAGVLPFKVAKDMAAAAVRCIRKEVRDLYVNIQPVQEPKDQAFGNGNGIIIIAETSTGCLFAGSSLGKRGVSADKVGIEAAEMLLANLRHGGTVDEYLQDQLIIFMALANGVSRIKTGPVTLHTQTAIHFAEQLAKAKFTVTKSEDEEDALKDTYIIECEGIGMKNPNL